From the genome of Acetomicrobium thermoterrenum DSM 13490, one region includes:
- the infA gene encoding translation initiation factor IF-1 — MAREDVIELRGTVLEPLPNAMFKVQLENGHILLAHVSGKMRMHFIRILPGDKVLVQVSPYDLTRGRIVYRYK, encoded by the coding sequence ATGGCGAGGGAAGATGTAATAGAGTTACGGGGTACGGTGCTTGAACCGTTGCCCAACGCGATGTTCAAAGTGCAGCTTGAAAACGGTCATATTTTGTTAGCCCATGTCTCGGGCAAGATGCGCATGCATTTCATTCGCATATTGCCCGGGGATAAGGTCTTGGTTCAAGTCTCACCTTACGACTTGACAAGAGGACGAATTGTATATAGATATAAATAG
- the rpmJ gene encoding 50S ribosomal protein L36, translating into MKVRPSVKPICEHCQVIRRHGKVWIICKRDPKHKQRQGARR; encoded by the coding sequence ATGAAAGTCAGACCTTCCGTTAAACCTATTTGCGAACATTGCCAGGTCATTCGGCGTCACGGCAAGGTATGGATAATTTGCAAAAGAGATCCTAAACATAAACAAAGACAGGGAGCAAGGAGGTAG
- the rpsM gene encoding 30S ribosomal protein S13 has translation MARIAGIDLPRDKRVEIALTYIYGIGLPSAKKILASTGISPDTRVKDLTEDEINKLQREIENNHKVEGDLRREVNANIKRLIDIGCYRGLRHRLGLPVRGQRTRTNARTRKGPKRTIAGKKKATMKK, from the coding sequence ATGGCTCGAATCGCAGGTATTGATCTGCCCAGGGACAAAAGAGTCGAGATAGCGTTGACTTATATCTACGGCATAGGTCTTCCTTCGGCGAAGAAGATATTGGCATCTACGGGGATCAGCCCCGATACGCGGGTTAAGGACCTCACCGAAGACGAGATCAACAAGCTCCAAAGAGAGATTGAAAACAACCATAAGGTAGAAGGCGATTTGAGGCGCGAGGTCAACGCGAACATCAAGCGCCTGATAGACATAGGCTGTTATCGGGGCTTAAGGCACAGGCTCGGCCTTCCCGTAAGGGGACAGAGGACGCGCACCAACGCAAGGACGCGCAAGGGTCCAAAGAGGACGATAGCCGGCAAGAAGAAAGCCACAATGAAAAAGTAA
- the rpsK gene encoding 30S ribosomal protein S11 encodes MAKSTKRRTKRKEKKNINYAVAHIHSTFNNTIISITDKQGGVVGWASGGTVGFKGTRKSTPYAAQMAAQVVAKQAQDHGVTEIDVVVKGPGPGRESAIRSLQAAGLQINMIKDATPIPHNGCRPPKRRRV; translated from the coding sequence GTGGCCAAGAGCACCAAAAGACGGACCAAAAGAAAAGAAAAAAAGAATATAAATTATGCCGTTGCCCACATTCACTCTACATTTAATAATACGATCATAAGCATAACAGACAAGCAGGGCGGCGTTGTCGGTTGGGCATCGGGGGGGACAGTAGGTTTCAAGGGTACCCGTAAATCGACGCCCTATGCTGCTCAGATGGCAGCACAGGTTGTGGCCAAACAGGCACAGGATCACGGCGTCACTGAAATAGACGTAGTCGTCAAGGGCCCCGGACCGGGAAGGGAGTCGGCCATTAGAAGTTTGCAGGCCGCAGGACTGCAGATCAACATGATAAAAGACGCCACGCCGATTCCTCATAACGGATGTCGTCCTCCAAAAAGACGACGTGTATAA
- the rpsD gene encoding 30S ribosomal protein S4: MSRYTGPSCRLCRRAGTKLFLKGDRCYSEKCAIARRNSLPGQHSQRRAKFSEYGLRLHEKQKLRRFYGMTERQFERFFEKASRMAGQKGHNFLQLLERRVDSVVYRLGIASSRAQARQLVTHGHITVNGKKLDIPSALVKVGDVIAVAPNSRDIPTIRENLEVASARAIPEWLELNAERMEGRVVSLPTREQIDVPVNEQLIVEYYAR, translated from the coding sequence ATGAGCAGATATACCGGACCTTCCTGCAGGCTGTGTCGCAGGGCAGGAACAAAGTTATTTCTAAAGGGAGACAGATGCTATTCTGAGAAGTGTGCCATAGCGAGGAGGAACTCCTTACCGGGTCAGCACTCGCAGAGGCGAGCGAAATTCAGCGAATATGGCTTGCGGTTGCACGAGAAGCAGAAGCTCAGAAGGTTTTACGGAATGACGGAACGGCAGTTTGAGAGGTTCTTCGAAAAGGCCAGCAGAATGGCCGGGCAGAAGGGGCACAATTTTCTGCAGTTGTTGGAAAGACGCGTTGACAGCGTGGTCTATCGCTTGGGCATTGCCTCGAGCAGAGCTCAAGCCAGACAGCTCGTGACCCACGGTCACATAACCGTCAACGGCAAAAAACTTGACATACCAAGCGCTTTGGTGAAAGTCGGCGATGTCATAGCCGTTGCTCCCAACAGCAGGGACATTCCTACTATAAGGGAAAACTTGGAAGTCGCTTCGGCCCGGGCCATACCGGAGTGGCTTGAACTCAATGCCGAGCGGATGGAGGGTAGAGTAGTATCTCTTCCGACGAGGGAGCAGATCGACGTTCCCGTCAACGAACAGCTCATCGTCGAATACTACGCTCGATAA
- a CDS encoding DNA-directed RNA polymerase subunit alpha, protein MERVVPDIHIEESSSGYGRIRIEPLERGYGVTLGNAIRRVLLSSIPGAAVSAIRIDGVLHEFSTVPGVMEDVLEIILNIKKLAVVSHSDDVRMLRLEAEGPKVVTVADIIPDSEVEFSNPEAYICTLEEGHKLEMDLYVERGVGYLTMDRPRPNYLPIDVLLVDAVFSPVLRVNYNVGAARVGQRTDYESLLIELWTNETVEPAKAFLEAVKILNQYFGHIASLLLKEPVSPVAAEVPEAVVEAVAEEDPILSRPIRDLELSIRSENCLLRAGVRTIGDLVQYTRDDLLKIRNLGKISLKEIEEKLDIFGLSLSAPKAGSKAGTDSQENDAEGNLDDENEGKEE, encoded by the coding sequence TTGGAACGTGTTGTGCCGGATATCCATATAGAAGAAAGCAGTTCGGGATATGGACGGATTAGAATAGAACCCCTGGAGAGGGGGTACGGCGTAACGCTTGGGAATGCCATTAGGCGAGTCCTGCTGTCGTCCATCCCGGGAGCTGCCGTCTCCGCCATCAGGATCGATGGCGTATTGCATGAGTTCAGTACAGTGCCCGGCGTAATGGAGGACGTATTGGAAATAATATTGAACATAAAAAAGCTAGCCGTCGTGTCCCACAGCGATGACGTTCGCATGTTGAGGCTGGAGGCAGAGGGGCCCAAGGTCGTGACGGTCGCCGATATAATCCCCGACAGCGAGGTGGAGTTTTCCAACCCCGAGGCTTACATATGTACTTTGGAAGAAGGTCATAAATTGGAAATGGACCTTTACGTCGAGCGGGGTGTAGGCTATCTGACAATGGACAGGCCAAGACCTAACTATTTGCCCATAGATGTTTTACTAGTCGATGCTGTATTTTCTCCCGTCTTGCGCGTGAACTACAACGTCGGGGCTGCAAGGGTTGGCCAGCGAACCGACTACGAGAGCCTGCTCATCGAATTGTGGACAAACGAGACGGTCGAGCCCGCTAAAGCCTTTCTTGAGGCTGTCAAGATATTGAACCAATATTTTGGCCATATAGCTTCCCTGTTGCTAAAAGAGCCCGTCTCTCCCGTAGCGGCGGAGGTTCCTGAGGCTGTCGTTGAGGCTGTAGCGGAGGAAGACCCCATTCTCTCCAGGCCCATTCGGGATCTGGAACTATCCATACGAAGCGAAAACTGCCTGCTTCGCGCAGGAGTGCGCACCATAGGGGATTTGGTCCAATACACGAGGGACGATCTTTTGAAGATACGTAATCTTGGAAAGATTTCCCTGAAGGAGATAGAGGAAAAGTTGGATATCTTCGGCCTGTCTTTGAGCGCTCCCAAAGCAGGTTCGAAGGCCGGAACAGATTCCCAGGAAAATGACGCCGAAGGTAACTTGGATGATGAAAACGAAGGCAAGGAGGAATAG
- the rplQ gene encoding 50S ribosomal protein L17 produces MRHRMRSRTLGRYGAHRSAMLINMAASLIIHESIETTVPRAKELRRYVEKLVTRAKGGTLHDRRIVISRLRNKEATIKLFNELAPRYANRPGGYTRIVKLGYRKGDAAPTAIIEFVQ; encoded by the coding sequence ATGAGGCATAGAATGCGCTCTAGGACGCTTGGGCGATATGGAGCACACAGAAGTGCGATGCTCATAAACATGGCTGCAAGCCTTATAATTCACGAGAGCATAGAGACCACGGTTCCGCGGGCGAAAGAGCTTCGCAGGTATGTTGAAAAGCTCGTTACTCGCGCCAAGGGCGGGACTTTGCACGACAGAAGGATAGTTATATCGAGATTGCGCAACAAGGAAGCGACGATAAAGCTCTTCAATGAGCTTGCGCCCCGTTATGCCAATCGCCCGGGAGGCTATACTCGAATAGTGAAACTTGGATACCGCAAGGGAGACGCTGCCCCAACGGCCATAATTGAATTTGTTCAGTAA
- a CDS encoding ATP-binding cassette domain-containing protein yields MTARTIFSLRDVTFCYPGSDKPAISGITMDVEEGRWVSVVGDNGSGKSTLAKQLNALLVPTRGVCFVMGKDTKDPSLQWEIRKDVSMVFQNPENQIVASVVEEEVAFGPENLGLTSVEIEERVRWALKVTGLFEFAHRPTYALSGGQKQRLALAGALAMKPRCIVLDEATSMLDPEGRKDLVAVLTRLHHEGMTVVMITHRLEEILFSDLTAVLSRGKLAFYGETKDLLDSTTFARLGIKEPPLFKLWRNLKSRGLLEESTYPTVRNMVEELVERLCL; encoded by the coding sequence ATGACTGCAAGGACAATTTTTTCTTTAAGGGATGTGACTTTTTGTTATCCCGGCTCGGACAAACCCGCCATATCGGGCATAACGATGGACGTAGAGGAAGGTCGGTGGGTTTCGGTCGTAGGAGACAACGGATCGGGCAAGTCTACCCTGGCAAAGCAATTGAACGCCCTGCTGGTGCCAACGCGGGGCGTTTGTTTTGTCATGGGCAAGGACACCAAAGACCCATCCCTACAATGGGAAATCAGAAAAGACGTCAGCATGGTCTTTCAAAACCCAGAAAATCAGATAGTCGCCTCTGTGGTCGAAGAAGAAGTCGCCTTCGGACCCGAAAATTTGGGACTTACGAGCGTGGAAATTGAGGAGCGAGTGAGGTGGGCCTTGAAGGTTACAGGCCTTTTTGAGTTTGCACATAGGCCAACCTATGCCCTTTCCGGCGGGCAAAAGCAGCGGCTTGCTCTTGCAGGAGCGCTTGCCATGAAGCCCAGATGTATTGTCCTCGATGAGGCGACCAGCATGTTGGACCCAGAAGGAAGAAAGGATTTGGTCGCAGTTTTAACCAGATTGCACCACGAAGGGATGACGGTGGTCATGATTACCCACAGATTGGAGGAGATACTGTTTTCCGATCTCACGGCCGTGCTCTCTCGGGGTAAATTGGCCTTCTACGGAGAGACGAAAGACCTTTTGGATAGCACGACCTTTGCCCGATTGGGTATCAAAGAGCCCCCCTTGTTTAAGTTGTGGCGCAACTTGAAGTCCAGGGGGTTGCTCGAAGAATCTACCTATCCCACTGTTCGGAATATGGTCGAAGAGCTGGTGGAAAGGCTATGTCTATAA
- a CDS encoding ATP-binding cassette domain-containing protein — translation MSIRVCNVSYVYHRDTPLETVSLRDVSFDVDPGEWIAVVGHTGSGKTTLAQMLNGLLFPTSGEVVVDGLKLYPKAPHLKSLRRKVGLVFQYPEHQLFAETVLDEMMYAPKNFDIPEDEARRNIERTLELFDLDENVLSKNPFELSGGQRRKVALASIMVVEPDYLVLDEPTAGLDWKGREALFSILEDFRSKGIAIVQITHDIEMVLGHCDKLLVLENGRKKLWGRPAEVIEDLAEKPVKGLVLPEVLEFAHSLRNAGLNVPLTWDEKSLLEAIEREVSSCIS, via the coding sequence ATGTCTATAAGGGTTTGCAACGTAAGTTATGTATATCATAGGGATACTCCCCTGGAGACGGTTTCGCTTCGGGATGTCTCGTTCGATGTCGATCCTGGAGAATGGATAGCTGTTGTGGGGCATACGGGGAGTGGAAAGACCACTCTGGCCCAAATGCTCAACGGGTTGCTTTTCCCCACGTCGGGAGAAGTCGTCGTCGACGGATTAAAGCTCTATCCAAAGGCTCCTCATCTAAAGTCCCTTAGACGAAAGGTAGGTCTCGTATTTCAATACCCTGAGCATCAACTGTTTGCCGAAACCGTATTGGACGAGATGATGTATGCTCCCAAAAACTTCGACATCCCCGAAGATGAAGCGAGGAGAAATATCGAAAGGACTCTCGAGCTTTTCGATCTCGACGAAAATGTGCTTTCAAAAAATCCCTTTGAACTGTCGGGAGGACAGAGAAGAAAGGTCGCTCTTGCTTCGATTATGGTGGTAGAGCCTGACTATCTCGTTTTGGACGAACCGACGGCAGGGTTGGATTGGAAGGGGAGGGAAGCGCTGTTTTCAATACTTGAGGACTTCAGGAGTAAAGGAATCGCGATCGTACAGATAACACATGATATCGAGATGGTTTTGGGTCACTGCGACAAGCTGTTGGTGCTCGAGAATGGGAGAAAAAAGTTGTGGGGAAGGCCCGCAGAAGTGATAGAAGATCTGGCCGAAAAGCCGGTAAAGGGGCTTGTCCTTCCCGAGGTCCTGGAGTTTGCCCATTCACTGAGAAATGCTGGACTGAACGTGCCTCTTACGTGGGATGAGAAGTCCTTGCTTGAAGCCATAGAAAGGGAGGTTTCTTCGTGCATTTCCTAG
- a CDS encoding energy-coupling factor transporter transmembrane component T family protein: MHFLEHLSLGQYVPAKSFIHSLDPRSKVLAVMFLITSVFLANTTLWPYVIWFVLIVIISALSNISFKTVVTSTRPVLILIVFTLAINLFFADGRELFRIAFISITEEGLLTGIKMGLRLFYLVLFANITMMTTSPIELSDGIESLLSPFKRYGLPAHEFAMMMTIALRFIPTLLDETDRIMKAQLARGADLDSGGIIKRFKALIPVLVPLFVIVFQRAEELAVAMEARCYRGDYGRSRMRPLVWGACDSLYLGAILFISVSGVILDRWIL; this comes from the coding sequence GTGCATTTCCTAGAGCATCTTTCCTTGGGACAGTACGTCCCCGCTAAATCTTTCATCCATTCGTTGGACCCAAGGAGCAAAGTTCTGGCCGTCATGTTTTTGATCACCTCTGTTTTTCTGGCGAACACTACTCTGTGGCCTTACGTCATATGGTTTGTCTTGATCGTTATTATCAGCGCCTTGAGTAATATATCTTTTAAGACGGTCGTGACGTCGACGAGGCCCGTGCTAATATTGATCGTATTTACCTTGGCGATAAACCTGTTTTTCGCCGACGGCAGGGAGTTGTTCAGGATAGCCTTCATTTCAATTACCGAGGAAGGTCTCTTGACGGGAATTAAAATGGGCCTAAGGCTTTTTTATCTAGTATTGTTTGCCAATATAACGATGATGACTACAAGCCCGATAGAGCTTTCCGACGGCATCGAGTCTTTGCTTTCGCCTTTCAAGCGTTACGGGCTTCCAGCCCATGAATTTGCCATGATGATGACGATAGCCCTGCGGTTCATACCGACCCTCTTGGACGAAACGGACAGGATAATGAAGGCCCAGCTTGCCCGTGGAGCCGATCTGGACAGCGGCGGAATTATAAAGAGGTTTAAGGCTTTGATCCCTGTGCTGGTGCCTCTTTTTGTGATTGTATTCCAAAGGGCCGAAGAACTTGCAGTAGCAATGGAGGCTAGATGCTACAGGGGCGACTATGGTAGAAGCAGGATGAGACCGCTTGTGTGGGGTGCCTGTGACAGCCTTTATTTGGGTGCCATTCTTTTTATCTCAGTAAGCGGGGTGATTTTGGATAGGTGGATACTATAG
- the truA gene encoding tRNA pseudouridine(38-40) synthase TruA gives MDTIGRFAVLLSYDGFAFHGFQRQKDLPTVELALEEALSLLDKKGRKVKVTGAGRTDRGVHALGQVVHFDISWPHGPAALRKALEANLPSSIGIYEVVPVDFAFHARRSALWRKYAYFIWKGDCRLPHLSRYVWWNRRGWDMDLAKKFLTMIKGFHDFGAFCRKADRPSDARRTIMEAGIEEKGPLLKISVTGRSFLTNMVRIIVGTMDEIATGRKSLEDISRLLSGGSRGEAGPTAPAEGLFLWEVRYDPMPFGCEEYNAVTGNFIL, from the coding sequence GTGGATACTATAGGTCGTTTTGCAGTGCTGCTTTCCTATGATGGCTTTGCCTTTCACGGCTTCCAAAGGCAGAAAGACCTGCCCACCGTGGAATTGGCTCTGGAAGAAGCTTTAAGCCTGCTTGATAAAAAAGGAAGAAAAGTGAAGGTGACGGGAGCCGGAAGAACCGACAGGGGAGTGCATGCCCTGGGGCAGGTAGTTCATTTTGACATCTCTTGGCCCCACGGTCCTGCTGCTTTGAGAAAAGCACTGGAGGCAAATTTGCCTTCCTCTATAGGCATATATGAAGTAGTTCCTGTGGACTTTGCTTTCCACGCCAGAAGGAGCGCCCTTTGGAGAAAGTATGCCTATTTTATCTGGAAAGGCGATTGCAGACTTCCCCATTTAAGCAGATATGTCTGGTGGAACCGAAGAGGCTGGGACATGGATTTGGCGAAGAAGTTTTTAACGATGATAAAGGGTTTCCACGATTTTGGAGCCTTTTGCAGAAAGGCCGATCGTCCTTCTGATGCGAGGCGCACTATAATGGAAGCCGGAATCGAAGAGAAGGGCCCCCTTTTGAAGATTTCCGTAACGGGGAGGTCGTTCTTGACGAATATGGTAAGGATAATAGTTGGTACAATGGATGAGATAGCGACGGGGAGAAAAAGCCTGGAGGATATCTCTCGTCTTTTGAGTGGCGGCTCTCGCGGTGAAGCGGGTCCTACGGCTCCAGCGGAGGGCTTGTTTTTGTGGGAAGTTCGCTACGATCCCATGCCCTTCGGTTGCGAAGAATACAACGCTGTAACAGGCAATTTTATTCTTTAA
- the mreB gene encoding rod shape-determining protein, protein MLGLDIGIDLGTATILIYVKGKGVIMREPSVVAIDQNNNKILAVGSEAKRMLGRTPGNVVAVRPLQSGVIANYTMTEAMIRHFLKKTMSGLNKFLRHRVMIGVPSGATDVERRAVLEAALEVGAKEAYLIEEPMAAAIGAGLSVEEPRGNMVVDVGGGTSDIAVISLGGLVVAESLRMGGDAMDEAIIRYVRKKYNLEIGSQTAEALKISIGNCCNNIPEEEKKTMAVKGRDVVLGLPRQVELTTKDVKEAIEDIVSSIIRSIRRVLELTPAELSADIIDRGIVLTGGGALLKGLSELIHDQTGIKTYVADSPLECVALGTGKALDELNALKESGSVYSAIKKSSGR, encoded by the coding sequence GTGTTGGGTTTAGATATAGGTATAGATTTAGGAACGGCGACAATATTGATCTATGTAAAGGGAAAGGGCGTGATTATGAGGGAGCCGTCGGTGGTGGCAATAGATCAGAACAACAACAAGATCTTGGCCGTTGGCTCGGAGGCCAAGAGAATGCTCGGTAGGACTCCGGGGAACGTCGTAGCCGTTCGACCGCTTCAAAGCGGGGTCATAGCCAACTATACCATGACAGAGGCCATGATAAGGCACTTCCTGAAAAAAACCATGTCGGGATTGAACAAATTTTTGCGCCATCGCGTGATGATAGGCGTTCCCTCGGGAGCCACGGACGTGGAAAGAAGGGCCGTTTTGGAGGCTGCCCTCGAAGTGGGCGCCAAGGAGGCCTACCTCATAGAGGAACCAATGGCTGCAGCTATTGGTGCGGGGCTGTCAGTGGAGGAACCGCGGGGCAACATGGTGGTGGACGTAGGAGGCGGGACTTCGGATATAGCCGTAATATCCCTGGGGGGGCTTGTAGTGGCCGAGTCGCTGCGCATGGGCGGAGATGCCATGGATGAGGCGATAATAAGGTACGTCAGAAAGAAATACAATTTGGAGATAGGGTCGCAAACGGCCGAGGCATTGAAGATATCGATCGGCAACTGTTGCAACAATATCCCTGAGGAAGAAAAGAAAACGATGGCGGTCAAGGGTAGGGACGTAGTCCTCGGTCTTCCAAGGCAGGTAGAGTTGACTACAAAGGATGTGAAGGAGGCAATAGAGGACATAGTTTCGTCGATAATCAGGAGCATAAGGCGCGTATTGGAGCTAACGCCGGCGGAACTTTCTGCCGATATTATTGACAGGGGAATAGTGCTTACGGGGGGAGGAGCCCTCCTTAAGGGGCTTTCCGAGCTCATACACGACCAGACGGGCATAAAGACCTACGTAGCCGACTCGCCCCTGGAATGCGTAGCCCTGGGAACGGGAAAGGCTTTGGACGAACTGAACGCCCTCAAAGAATCAGGCTCGGTGTATTCGGCAATAAAGAAAAGTTCAGGGCGTTAG
- a CDS encoding flagellar basal body P-ring protein FlgI codes for MFRGLYGASSAMLIQEKVIDVASLEQLEVRPDSVARVVVNERTGTVVMGGDVKISAVVVSHGNLTVAVAEAPQVVQSESFAGGQTAVVPRTEVAIEEQQGRMNDEGV; via the coding sequence ATGTTTCGCGGACTTTATGGCGCCTCGTCGGCAATGCTTATTCAGGAGAAGGTCATAGACGTCGCCTCCCTTGAACAGCTCGAGGTCAGGCCAGATTCAGTGGCCAGAGTTGTCGTAAACGAGCGAACGGGAACGGTCGTGATGGGTGGAGACGTAAAGATTAGCGCCGTCGTGGTATCTCACGGAAATCTGACGGTCGCTGTGGCCGAGGCACCCCAGGTGGTACAGTCCGAATCCTTTGCGGGAGGACAGACGGCTGTAGTCCCCAGGACGGAAGTTGCCATCGAAGAACAGCAGGGCAGGATGAACGATGAAGGAGTATAA
- a CDS encoding YkgJ family cysteine cluster protein, producing the protein MKEYKNKRWWKDGLYFSCLGCGRCCGGEPGYVWLDTNEIFAIANFLEVDVADTLRSFARRVAGRISLRELENGDCVFLADGRCRIYPVRPLQCRTYPFWPSVLQSPRSWRLEGQRCPGIGQGSFYPQETIERLLSHISAMGL; encoded by the coding sequence ATGAAGGAGTATAAAAATAAACGGTGGTGGAAGGACGGTTTATATTTTTCCTGCCTTGGATGCGGTCGGTGTTGCGGGGGAGAGCCGGGTTACGTCTGGCTTGATACAAATGAGATTTTTGCTATCGCCAACTTCCTCGAAGTGGACGTTGCCGATACCCTTCGTTCTTTTGCCCGAAGGGTAGCAGGCCGTATCAGCCTCAGGGAGCTTGAAAACGGAGACTGCGTGTTCCTGGCCGATGGAAGGTGTCGGATATACCCCGTGAGGCCGCTTCAGTGTCGGACCTATCCCTTTTGGCCTTCGGTGCTTCAAAGCCCACGCTCGTGGCGCCTCGAAGGACAAAGATGCCCTGGCATCGGGCAGGGAAGCTTTTACCCTCAAGAGACCATTGAGCGTCTTCTTTCCCATATTTCCGCTATGGGACTTTGA
- the lat gene encoding L-lysine 6-transaminase has product MANVKWSVTPEEVFPTLERWMLRDGFDIVIDMEKSQGSWIVDARTGEKWLDFYTFFASAPFGMNHPKLVNDEFKEKIFRAAINKVANSDIYTVEMAEFVKTFSEVALPKGFNHLFFIDYGTLAIENALKVAMDWKVRKLLAQGKITKGAAMDGKKGTKVIHFREAFHGRSGYTLSLTNTADPNKHQYFAKYDWPRVLNPKIIWPLEEHIDAVRWEEEVSESQILKHLWDDPDDYCAIIIETIQGEGGDNHFRTEFFKKLRKICDEYDLMLILDEVQCGMGITGKMWAFEHHDITPDIVAFGKKSQVCGIMVGPKVDEVPENCFTVSSRINSTWGGNVCDMVRSTRYLEIYRDDNVLHYVENIAGPQLFNGLKALGEEFPKLLSNIRGKGLMCAFDLPCADIRAKFLKKMQEKHVLILPCGTRSVRFRPALNITPEEIDRGLSLAKEALAELNKEV; this is encoded by the coding sequence ATGGCAAATGTAAAATGGTCGGTTACGCCGGAAGAAGTCTTTCCGACATTGGAAAGGTGGATGTTGCGCGACGGATTCGACATAGTGATCGATATGGAAAAGTCCCAGGGCAGCTGGATAGTCGATGCCCGAACGGGAGAGAAGTGGCTTGATTTTTATACCTTCTTTGCCTCTGCGCCCTTTGGAATGAATCATCCCAAGCTCGTCAACGACGAATTCAAGGAAAAGATCTTCAGGGCGGCCATAAACAAGGTGGCAAATTCTGACATCTACACCGTGGAGATGGCCGAGTTCGTTAAGACCTTTTCCGAGGTGGCCCTGCCGAAAGGTTTTAATCACCTCTTCTTCATCGACTACGGAACTTTGGCCATAGAAAACGCCTTGAAAGTGGCGATGGACTGGAAGGTAAGAAAGCTCCTTGCTCAGGGCAAGATCACCAAGGGTGCGGCCATGGACGGCAAAAAGGGAACGAAGGTCATTCACTTCAGGGAGGCCTTCCATGGAAGAAGCGGCTACACCCTTTCCCTGACCAATACCGCCGACCCCAATAAACATCAGTACTTCGCCAAATACGATTGGCCCAGGGTGTTAAACCCCAAGATAATTTGGCCGCTTGAGGAGCACATAGATGCCGTAAGATGGGAAGAGGAAGTCTCGGAAAGCCAGATATTAAAGCACCTCTGGGATGACCCCGACGATTACTGTGCAATAATCATAGAGACCATCCAGGGCGAGGGGGGGGACAACCACTTCAGGACCGAATTCTTCAAGAAGCTCCGAAAGATTTGCGATGAATACGACCTCATGCTCATTTTGGACGAAGTCCAGTGTGGCATGGGTATAACGGGTAAGATGTGGGCCTTCGAGCATCACGACATCACCCCCGATATAGTAGCCTTCGGAAAGAAGTCCCAGGTCTGTGGCATCATGGTCGGTCCTAAGGTCGACGAGGTGCCCGAAAACTGTTTTACCGTCTCAAGCCGCATCAACTCCACCTGGGGCGGCAATGTCTGTGACATGGTAAGGTCCACCAGGTACCTGGAGATCTATCGCGACGACAACGTCTTGCACTACGTCGAAAACATAGCCGGACCTCAATTGTTTAATGGTCTGAAAGCGCTGGGCGAGGAATTTCCAAAGCTTCTGTCGAATATCAGGGGCAAGGGGCTCATGTGTGCCTTCGATCTGCCCTGCGCCGACATAAGGGCGAAGTTCTTAAAGAAGATGCAGGAAAAACACGTCCTCATCCTCCCCTGCGGCACTCGTTCCGTGAGGTTCCGTCCTGCGCTCAACATAACGCCTGAGGAGATAGACAGAGGCCTTTCCCTTGCAAAGGAAGCACTAGCAGAGCTGAACAAAGAAGTTTAA